From Chryseobacterium joostei, the proteins below share one genomic window:
- a CDS encoding 3-hydroxyacyl-ACP dehydratase — protein MQTILTDFYTLTSHEKAENGSFIAHINLNKDHDIFKGHFPGNPVTPGVCMMQIIKELTEEFTGSKLFLKTASNVKFMAIINPFETPDLKLQLDITENEEDVKVKNITSFGETIALKLSVSYKKLTA, from the coding sequence ATGCAGACCATTCTTACAGACTTTTATACTTTAACATCACACGAAAAAGCAGAAAACGGAAGTTTTATTGCGCATATCAACCTAAATAAAGACCATGATATTTTCAAGGGCCATTTTCCGGGAAATCCTGTGACACCTGGGGTTTGTATGATGCAGATTATTAAGGAACTGACAGAAGAATTCACAGGCTCAAAATTATTCTTAAAAACGGCATCTAATGTAAAATTTATGGCCATTATCAATCCTTTTGAAACTCCGGATCTGAAACTTCAATTGGATATTACTGAAAATGAAGAAGATGTTAAAGTAAAAAACATAACTTCCTTTGGCGAGACTATTGCATTAAAGTTGTCTGTAAGCTATAAAAAATTAACGGCATGA
- a CDS encoding DUF2062 domain-containing protein: MFLAEVQNAISEKKICVLIPTYNNEKTLKRVIDGVLNYTESIIVVNDGSTDSTPQILAQYPHITTITLPENKGKGNGLKIGFRKAKELNYDYAITIDSDGQHYPDDIPVFVDSLLQENEEVLLIGNRNMSQDGIPKKSSFGNRFSNFWFWFETGIKLEDTQSGYRLYPLHKIPKKYFTPKFEFEIEIIVRTAWRHVPVKNVPIKVLYDPAERVSHFRPFKDFTRISILNTILVTITLFYIIPRNFVNNFKKKSFKKFIKEDVLESDGSNRTKAFSIALGVFIGLSPFWGFQTLLVISLSVLFKLNKVLAFVASNVSLPPFIPFIIAASLFLGSPFVHGDSNILSQDLNFELIKNNLLQYVIGSFILSTTLSALAGISTFLFLNKLNPENN, translated from the coding sequence ATGTTCCTTGCTGAAGTACAAAATGCAATTTCTGAAAAGAAAATCTGCGTTTTAATACCTACCTACAATAATGAAAAAACCCTTAAAAGGGTAATAGACGGTGTTTTGAACTATACCGAAAGTATTATTGTGGTCAATGACGGTTCTACCGATTCTACCCCTCAAATTCTTGCTCAATATCCTCACATTACCACCATCACCCTGCCTGAGAACAAAGGGAAAGGAAACGGATTGAAAATAGGCTTCAGAAAAGCCAAGGAATTGAACTATGATTATGCCATAACCATTGATTCTGACGGACAACATTATCCCGATGATATTCCTGTATTTGTAGATTCATTACTTCAGGAAAATGAAGAGGTATTATTAATTGGGAACAGAAATATGTCCCAAGATGGTATTCCAAAGAAAAGCAGCTTCGGAAACAGATTTTCTAATTTTTGGTTTTGGTTCGAAACAGGAATTAAGCTGGAAGACACTCAATCCGGTTACAGGCTATATCCTTTGCACAAAATTCCAAAGAAATATTTCACTCCAAAATTTGAGTTTGAAATTGAGATCATTGTAAGGACTGCATGGAGACATGTTCCGGTAAAGAATGTTCCTATCAAGGTTTTGTATGACCCTGCAGAACGTGTTTCGCATTTCAGGCCGTTTAAGGATTTTACAAGAATCAGTATCTTGAATACGATTTTAGTAACAATCACTCTTTTTTATATTATTCCGAGAAACTTCGTGAATAACTTCAAAAAAAAAAGCTTTAAAAAATTCATAAAGGAAGATGTACTGGAAAGCGACGGTAGCAACCGTACAAAGGCTTTTTCCATTGCCTTGGGAGTCTTTATCGGGCTATCTCCATTTTGGGGATTTCAAACGTTATTAGTCATCAGCTTATCTGTTCTTTTCAAGCTGAATAAAGTTCTTGCATTTGTAGCCTCCAACGTGAGTCTTCCTCCCTTTATTCCGTTTATTATTGCCGCATCATTGTTCCTTGGTTCTCCGTTTGTTCATGGAGACAGTAATATTTTAAGTCAGGATCTAAATTTTGAGCTTATCAAGAATAACCTGCTTCAATATGTTATTGGAAGCTTCATACTAAGTACTACATTGTCTGCCTTGGCAGGAATAAGCACTTTTCTATTTCTGAATAAGCTGAATCCGGAAAACAATTAA
- a CDS encoding T9SS-dependent M36 family metallopeptidase, translating into MKKIRLSVKFLLFCSFFSFGVFSAQKYEQTIKDYVNSEKGAFQRVNPELKAFKIVNIDPSQSLKGDIVGIQQTINGYPVFGSSANVLIRDGKVLNFADTFIKTYPSAVKGKESARRESLIADAAKKMNGLSSAKNIDGKEEHLKANVVYFAKGGELILGYQVTIEEKGTSNIWNTIISTEDGSILYQENTTLSCSFHDDAYEQHSSENENHNHGAHAAIFPSNLSKTKEYSNLVLAPDNASYNVLAFPVEAPTFGSRSLLNNPWDLTASPEGWHSDGTNHYTITRGNNTFAYTDENNTNSPQFSPDGGESRVFDFPMDITLGQQNYTSAAVTNLFYTTNKMHDVFYKFGFTESARNYQTNNFTNGGAGNDPVLAESRDGSGINNANFNPGVDGTSGRMQMFLFVPNGARYLYYNSPASYLNRTPAAGTANFGPQLIGSAPVTGDLALSTPADACTAVTPGSLTGKIAVVTAATCGFAVKTKNLQNAGAIGVIQYHPNSDQPVGLGGTDATITIPTIMVGKSEGEFLVNEITNGVVVNASLKTEAVYKDASLDNGIISHEYGHGISNRLTGTGSSCLSYISSNEQMGEGWSDFFALMMTTKPGDNASIARGIGTFTSGEGINGGGIRPARYSPDFAVNNYTYGRTNGMKTNGSFLGIAVTVPDVHSIGFIWASMLWDLNWKYVEKYGYSSNVLADPNSGSAKVLQLVMDALKLQQCNPTFVQGRDAIIAADLASTGGQNKCLIWNTFAKRGLGVNASAGALGGLVFGANQPLPDITDQVEDFTVPADCETLAVKEIENSKGISIYPNPVRNEFTIKTPSGMNLSGITTVSIYDFTGKLISTENINLNKQTTINASQLINGTYIVKVSGNSINYSQKIIVSK; encoded by the coding sequence ATGAAAAAAATTCGACTTAGTGTTAAATTTCTACTATTTTGTTCATTTTTCAGTTTTGGGGTATTTTCTGCCCAAAAATATGAGCAAACAATTAAAGACTATGTTAATTCTGAAAAGGGAGCTTTCCAAAGAGTAAATCCGGAGCTTAAGGCTTTTAAAATTGTAAATATCGATCCTTCTCAAAGCTTAAAGGGTGATATTGTAGGAATCCAGCAAACGATCAACGGTTATCCTGTTTTTGGAAGCTCAGCTAATGTTCTGATCAGGGACGGAAAAGTTTTGAATTTTGCAGATACCTTTATTAAAACTTACCCTTCAGCGGTTAAAGGCAAGGAAAGCGCAAGGAGAGAGTCTTTAATTGCTGATGCTGCCAAAAAGATGAATGGCTTGTCTTCGGCAAAGAATATTGATGGCAAAGAGGAACATTTAAAGGCAAACGTTGTATATTTTGCTAAAGGAGGAGAGCTAATACTTGGTTATCAGGTTACTATTGAAGAAAAAGGAACAAGCAATATCTGGAATACTATTATCAGTACAGAAGATGGTTCTATTCTATATCAGGAAAATACAACCCTTTCCTGCAGTTTCCATGACGATGCCTACGAGCAACACTCTTCGGAGAATGAAAATCATAATCATGGGGCTCATGCAGCTATTTTCCCAAGTAATCTAAGTAAAACAAAAGAATATTCCAATCTTGTTTTAGCGCCTGATAATGCATCTTATAATGTATTGGCTTTTCCGGTAGAGGCTCCTACATTTGGGAGCCGTAGCCTTTTGAATAACCCTTGGGACCTGACGGCTTCTCCGGAAGGCTGGCATTCTGACGGAACCAACCACTATACAATAACAAGAGGTAATAATACGTTTGCATATACTGATGAAAACAATACCAATTCCCCGCAGTTTTCACCAGATGGCGGAGAAAGCAGAGTTTTTGATTTTCCAATGGATATTACCTTGGGACAACAGAACTATACCTCTGCAGCAGTAACCAATTTGTTTTATACTACCAATAAGATGCATGATGTATTTTATAAATTTGGGTTTACAGAGTCTGCAAGAAATTACCAAACCAATAATTTTACAAATGGTGGAGCAGGTAATGACCCTGTTCTTGCCGAATCACGTGATGGAAGCGGTATAAATAATGCCAACTTTAATCCTGGCGTAGACGGAACCAGCGGAAGAATGCAGATGTTTCTATTTGTACCTAATGGAGCCAGATATCTTTATTATAACTCCCCAGCAAGCTATTTGAACAGAACTCCGGCGGCAGGAACGGCTAACTTCGGTCCTCAGCTTATTGGTAGCGCTCCTGTAACAGGGGATTTAGCCCTTTCAACCCCCGCAGATGCGTGTACTGCAGTTACTCCTGGTAGCCTTACCGGAAAAATTGCAGTGGTAACAGCTGCTACATGTGGATTTGCTGTTAAAACAAAAAATCTGCAAAATGCAGGGGCAATAGGCGTGATACAATATCACCCAAACAGTGATCAGCCTGTAGGACTTGGTGGTACAGATGCTACCATTACAATTCCTACCATCATGGTTGGAAAATCAGAAGGCGAATTTTTGGTGAATGAAATAACCAATGGAGTAGTTGTGAATGCATCATTGAAAACAGAAGCTGTTTATAAGGATGCAAGTTTAGATAATGGAATTATAAGCCATGAGTATGGGCACGGAATATCCAATCGTCTTACGGGTACAGGAAGTTCTTGTTTATCTTATATCTCCTCCAATGAACAGATGGGAGAAGGATGGTCTGACTTCTTTGCTTTGATGATGACTACCAAACCAGGTGATAATGCATCCATAGCAAGAGGAATAGGTACCTTTACTTCCGGAGAGGGAATAAACGGAGGCGGAATAAGACCAGCAAGATATTCTCCTGATTTTGCAGTTAATAATTATACTTACGGACGAACTAACGGTATGAAAACCAACGGAAGTTTTCTGGGTATTGCAGTTACAGTACCGGATGTTCACAGTATAGGATTTATTTGGGCTTCAATGCTTTGGGATCTTAACTGGAAGTATGTAGAAAAATATGGATACAGCAGTAATGTTTTAGCTGATCCTAATAGCGGAAGTGCAAAAGTTTTACAGCTGGTAATGGATGCTCTTAAGCTACAACAGTGTAATCCTACTTTCGTACAGGGAAGAGATGCTATTATAGCTGCTGATTTGGCATCTACAGGCGGACAAAACAAATGTCTTATCTGGAATACATTTGCTAAAAGAGGATTAGGAGTAAATGCTTCTGCCGGTGCATTGGGCGGATTGGTATTTGGAGCCAATCAACCACTACCGGATATTACCGATCAGGTAGAGGACTTTACAGTTCCTGCGGATTGTGAAACATTGGCAGTAAAAGAGATAGAAAATTCTAAAGGTATTTCGATTTATCCAAACCCGGTAAGAAATGAATTTACCATAAAAACTCCGTCAGGAATGAATCTTTCAGGAATCACCACTGTTTCTATCTATGATTTTACAGGCAAGCTGATCTCTACAGAAAATATTAATCTTAATAAGCAAACTACCATTAATGCTAGTCAATTAATTAATGGAACTTATATTGTAAAAGTAAGCGGTAATTCAATCAATTATTCTCAGAAGATTATCGTTTCAAAATAG
- a CDS encoding C45 family autoproteolytic acyltransferase/hydolase, whose amino-acid sequence MKKTNTNYLPYKRLLIFLFPLFILISCGVSKSVNHLPEVKQYSLEIPKVNKINDTTFSYNQNFITKNKQQLWELYIKGNPLQLGYNNGALTQDLMQKQEEIFFSKVEGFVPSKFKQKLLNGFLKWYNRKMYLNVREDYQAELYGLSQYSSNQYDFIASKYLRNLYLHGAHDIGHAMQDLAMVGCTSLAVWNENTEDGDLLIGRNFDFYVGDDFSKNKLVEFVEPEDGIPYMSVSWPGMIGVVSGMNKEGITVTINAGKSKIPLTAKTPISLVTREILQYAKNIDDAIAIAKKRKVFVSESILVGSAHDKNAVIIEVSPKNFGIYKVENTSKVFCTNHFQSDTYKNDARNQKQIKESHSAYRYEKLQELLKEEKKLNPEKMASILRNRSGLKDESIGYGNEKALNQLLAHHAVIFSPQKKLVWVSSNPYQLGEFVCYDLNEIFSDQGLRPNDFSKSQLNIARDPFADSQDFKNYEEYRQISFKINDAIHNKETLSDNFIAHYQSLNPDFWKGYFMAGKYYFHKKEYSKAKIEFEKARTKEITTVPDQKTVEKYLNKAIKKINN is encoded by the coding sequence GTGAAAAAAACTAATACGAATTATCTTCCCTATAAAAGACTCCTCATCTTTTTATTTCCTTTATTTATCCTGATTTCATGTGGGGTTTCAAAGTCTGTTAACCATCTTCCGGAGGTAAAGCAATATTCATTGGAAATTCCAAAAGTGAATAAAATTAATGATACCACCTTCAGCTATAATCAGAATTTTATCACCAAAAACAAGCAACAGCTTTGGGAGCTTTATATTAAAGGAAATCCTCTACAATTAGGCTATAATAACGGAGCATTAACTCAGGATTTAATGCAAAAACAGGAAGAGATTTTCTTCTCGAAAGTAGAAGGTTTTGTTCCTTCAAAATTTAAGCAGAAACTTTTGAATGGCTTCTTAAAATGGTACAACAGAAAAATGTATCTCAATGTAAGAGAAGATTATCAGGCAGAATTATACGGTTTGTCACAATATTCTTCCAACCAATATGACTTTATTGCTTCCAAGTATCTGAGAAATCTTTATCTGCACGGCGCACACGATATCGGGCATGCCATGCAGGATTTGGCGATGGTAGGATGCACCTCTCTTGCTGTATGGAATGAAAATACGGAAGATGGAGATTTATTGATTGGAAGAAACTTCGATTTTTATGTAGGAGATGACTTTTCCAAAAACAAGCTGGTGGAATTTGTAGAACCGGAAGACGGAATTCCCTACATGTCCGTAAGCTGGCCGGGGATGATTGGCGTAGTTTCCGGGATGAATAAAGAAGGAATTACAGTGACCATTAATGCAGGGAAATCAAAAATTCCTTTAACTGCAAAAACTCCTATTTCCTTGGTTACAAGAGAAATTTTGCAATATGCCAAAAATATAGATGATGCTATTGCTATTGCAAAAAAAAGAAAGGTCTTCGTCTCAGAATCAATTTTGGTGGGAAGTGCTCATGACAAAAATGCAGTAATTATTGAAGTTTCACCGAAAAATTTCGGAATATATAAAGTAGAGAATACAAGTAAGGTATTTTGTACCAATCATTTTCAGTCTGATACCTATAAAAATGATGCAAGAAATCAGAAACAGATCAAGGAAAGTCATTCTGCTTACCGTTATGAAAAACTACAGGAACTTCTAAAAGAAGAAAAAAAGCTGAATCCTGAGAAAATGGCTTCCATTTTAAGAAACAGATCAGGCTTAAAAGATGAAAGCATAGGGTATGGAAATGAAAAAGCCCTGAACCAGCTTTTAGCCCATCATGCGGTAATATTTTCACCTCAGAAAAAATTGGTTTGGGTGTCTTCCAATCCCTATCAACTGGGAGAATTCGTGTGCTATGACCTTAATGAAATATTTTCTGACCAAGGCTTACGGCCTAATGATTTCTCAAAATCACAACTTAATATTGCAAGGGATCCTTTTGCAGATTCACAGGACTTCAAAAACTACGAGGAGTACAGGCAGATAAGTTTTAAAATAAACGATGCCATTCACAATAAGGAAACACTTTCGGATAACTTTATTGCTCATTATCAGTCCTTAAATCCTGATTTTTGGAAAGGATATTTTATGGCGGGAAAATATTATTTTCATAAAAAAGAGTATTCAAAGGCAAAAATTGAATTTGAGAAAGCACGCACTAAGGAAATAACAACAGTTCCGGACCAGAAAACAGTTGAAAAGTATTTAAATAAAGCTATTAAAAAAATAAACAATTAA
- a CDS encoding phytoene desaturase family protein: MKKHYDILVIGSGLGGLVSALILAKEGLKVCVLEKNNQYGGNLQTFSRDKLIFDTGVHYLGGLSKGQNLNRFFSYLEIMDELELQKMDEDGYDRISFGDSTIEYPHAQGYQNFVEQLSVHFPEEKENLESYCEEIQYVCSQFPRYNVVGKDNYNEEILHLNTKRFIESVTQNKTLQSVLLGSNFLYAGDSENVPFYVHALTVNSYIQSAYKCVKGGSQISKLLIRKLRQYGADVHKHSEVSEFIFDENNIVKSVKTVTGKEYTAKRFISNIEIRSTIKLIGEERLKKSFLNRVLSWQPVSSCFSVYIVLKPHCFPNFNYNIYHYSSEEKVWNAFRYQKNTWPETYMLSSTPSKHHPEFAESLTAISYMDFDEVKKWKSTFNTVAEEHERGEQYERFKLEKTEKMIEALEKKIPNLTHAIKRIYTSSPLSYRDYIGSFDGNMYGYMKNSDNPLKTMVSPRTKIDNLFLTGQSVNMHGILGVTIGAFNTCAEILGKETIDKRLEQMI, encoded by the coding sequence TTGAAGAAACACTATGACATACTTGTAATCGGCAGTGGATTGGGAGGTCTTGTTTCGGCTCTTATTTTAGCAAAGGAGGGTCTGAAGGTTTGTGTGCTGGAGAAAAACAACCAGTATGGAGGAAATCTACAAACCTTTTCAAGGGATAAACTTATTTTTGATACCGGTGTTCACTATCTGGGAGGACTTTCAAAAGGTCAAAATTTAAACCGCTTTTTTTCTTATCTGGAAATCATGGATGAGCTGGAGCTTCAGAAGATGGATGAAGACGGATATGACAGAATTTCCTTTGGAGATAGTACAATAGAATATCCACACGCTCAGGGTTATCAAAACTTTGTAGAACAGCTATCTGTACATTTTCCGGAAGAAAAGGAAAACCTGGAGAGCTATTGTGAAGAAATTCAATACGTTTGTAGCCAGTTTCCAAGGTATAATGTAGTGGGGAAAGACAACTATAATGAAGAAATCCTGCATTTAAATACCAAAAGATTTATAGAATCCGTTACCCAAAATAAAACACTTCAGTCAGTTCTGCTAGGTTCTAATTTTCTCTATGCCGGAGATTCTGAAAACGTTCCTTTCTATGTTCATGCTTTAACGGTAAATTCCTACATTCAGAGTGCCTATAAATGTGTAAAAGGTGGAAGCCAGATTTCGAAGCTGCTTATCAGAAAGCTACGTCAATATGGAGCTGATGTTCACAAACATTCCGAGGTGTCAGAATTTATTTTTGATGAAAACAATATTGTAAAGTCAGTAAAAACAGTTACAGGAAAAGAATATACTGCCAAGCGCTTTATTTCAAATATTGAGATTCGTTCCACCATTAAGCTTATTGGAGAAGAAAGACTGAAAAAATCTTTTCTGAACAGGGTTTTGAGCTGGCAGCCGGTATCATCCTGCTTCAGTGTTTACATTGTCTTAAAACCTCATTGTTTTCCGAACTTTAATTATAATATCTATCATTACTCATCAGAAGAAAAGGTTTGGAATGCATTCCGCTATCAGAAGAATACATGGCCGGAAACCTATATGCTTTCATCTACCCCCTCAAAACATCATCCGGAGTTTGCAGAAAGCCTTACTGCAATTTCCTATATGGACTTTGATGAGGTGAAAAAATGGAAAAGTACATTCAATACAGTGGCTGAGGAGCATGAAAGAGGCGAACAGTATGAAAGATTTAAGCTTGAAAAAACTGAAAAAATGATTGAGGCCCTGGAAAAGAAAATTCCTAACCTTACGCATGCCATCAAACGGATATATACCTCTTCACCTTTGTCTTATCGGGACTATATCGGCAGCTTTGATGGAAATATGTATGGATACATGAAAAACTCGGATAATCCGCTTAAAACAATGGTTTCTCCCCGCACAAAAATTGATAATCTGTTTTTGACAGGTCAATCAGTGAATATGCATGGGATTTTGGGTGTTACCATAGGAGCATTCAATACCTGCGCTGAAATTCTGGGTAAAGAAACCATAGACAAGCGTCTTGAGCAAATGATTTAA
- a CDS encoding LpxL/LpxP family acyltransferase yields the protein MNKWKGKSKGTVLGYRIFVWCIRNIGIRSSYFILYFVASYYVLFQKKSNRYIRYYFQKRLNYGYWKAKRSIFKSYFTFGKVLIDKTAISAGLREKYTYEFDGIENLRNLLAAKKGGVLISAHIGNFEIAEHFFADIDFDCQINLVTTDQEVTVIKEYLESVAVKESNIKFIYVKEDMSHIFEINQALSNNELICFTGDRYFEGSKYLEADLLGKSAKFPAGPFLIASRLGVPVVYVYVMKENNLHYHLYARVAQNIKNRDSQGLLQSYVQNLETMIKKYPLQWFNYFDFWDDVD from the coding sequence ATGAACAAGTGGAAAGGTAAATCTAAAGGAACGGTACTGGGATACAGAATATTCGTTTGGTGTATTAGAAATATCGGGATCAGAAGTTCATATTTCATACTGTACTTTGTTGCTTCCTATTACGTTCTGTTTCAGAAGAAAAGCAACAGATACATTCGTTATTATTTCCAGAAAAGACTCAACTACGGTTATTGGAAAGCCAAACGTTCCATTTTTAAAAGTTATTTTACATTCGGGAAAGTTCTGATTGACAAAACAGCCATCTCTGCAGGATTGAGAGAGAAATATACCTATGAATTTGATGGTATTGAAAATCTCAGAAATCTTTTGGCAGCCAAAAAAGGAGGCGTTCTTATCAGTGCCCATATCGGGAATTTTGAAATTGCAGAGCATTTCTTTGCAGACATCGATTTTGATTGTCAAATTAACTTAGTGACTACTGACCAGGAGGTTACAGTGATTAAAGAGTATCTGGAAAGTGTTGCCGTAAAAGAAAGCAATATCAAATTCATCTACGTAAAAGAAGATATGTCGCATATCTTTGAGATCAATCAAGCCTTGTCAAACAATGAGCTGATCTGCTTTACCGGCGATCGTTATTTCGAGGGGTCTAAATACCTTGAAGCTGATCTGTTGGGGAAAAGTGCAAAATTTCCGGCAGGACCATTTCTCATCGCTTCCCGATTGGGAGTGCCTGTAGTATACGTTTATGTGATGAAAGAGAACAATCTTCATTATCACTTATATGCAAGAGTAGCACAGAACATCAAAAACCGTGATTCACAGGGGCTTTTACAATCCTATGTTCAGAATCTTGAAACCATGATCAAGAAATATCCTCTTCAATGGTTCAATTATTTTGATTTTTGGGATGATGTTGATTAA
- a CDS encoding acyl carrier protein, which yields MEREKIVAIVNDFLVNEFEVDGDEISNDANLKNTLGLDSLDYIDMVVVIESNFGVKLGEADFKKMVTFNDFYTTIENKIAEKNA from the coding sequence ATGGAAAGGGAAAAAATTGTTGCCATTGTTAATGATTTTCTAGTGAACGAATTCGAAGTTGACGGAGACGAAATCAGTAATGATGCCAACCTTAAAAATACACTAGGCCTAGACAGCCTGGATTATATCGATATGGTAGTGGTGATTGAATCTAATTTCGGAGTGAAATTAGGAGAAGCCGACTTCAAGAAAATGGTGACATTTAATGACTTCTACACAACGATTGAAAATAAGATTGCTGAAAAAAACGCATAG
- a CDS encoding beta-ketoacyl-[acyl-carrier-protein] synthase family protein has product MENRVVITGMGIYSCIGTSLEEVRESLYQGKSGIILDQERKEFGFRSGLTGVVPKPDLKNLLNRRQRVSMGEESEYAYLATIDALKQANLDESFLDTHEVGILYGNDSVSQAVVESIDIAREKKDTTLMGSGAIFKSMNSTVTMNLSTIFKLKGINLTISAACASGSHSLGLAYMMIKNGFQDMIICGGAQETNKYSMASFDGLGVFSAREDEPAKASRPFDAERDGLIPSGGAASLIVESLESAQRRGATILAEIIGYGFSSNGGHISTPNVDGPALAMDRALKQSGLKASDIDYINAHATSTPIGDANEAKAIYEIFGSEVPVSSTKSMTGHECWMAGASEVIYSILMMQNDFVAPNINLENPDNEAKKINLVSKTKNQKIDVFLSNSFGFGGTNSALIVKKFD; this is encoded by the coding sequence ATGGAAAATAGGGTTGTGATTACCGGAATGGGGATTTATTCCTGCATTGGGACGTCTCTAGAAGAGGTCAGGGAATCCCTATACCAAGGAAAATCCGGTATTATTTTAGATCAGGAAAGAAAAGAATTCGGGTTTAGATCAGGCCTTACGGGTGTTGTTCCAAAGCCGGATTTAAAGAATCTACTGAACAGACGCCAGCGGGTAAGCATGGGGGAGGAAAGTGAATATGCTTATCTTGCTACCATTGATGCCTTGAAGCAGGCGAATCTTGATGAATCCTTTTTAGACACCCATGAGGTGGGAATCTTATACGGAAATGACAGCGTTTCTCAGGCAGTTGTAGAATCTATCGACATTGCAAGGGAAAAGAAAGATACTACATTGATGGGATCAGGAGCGATCTTCAAATCAATGAATTCAACAGTTACCATGAACCTTTCTACCATCTTTAAGTTGAAAGGAATAAACCTTACCATCAGTGCAGCATGTGCAAGCGGCTCACACTCCTTGGGACTTGCCTACATGATGATCAAGAATGGTTTTCAGGATATGATTATCTGTGGCGGAGCTCAGGAAACCAATAAATATTCCATGGCAAGTTTTGATGGATTGGGAGTTTTCTCAGCCAGAGAAGATGAGCCTGCAAAAGCATCCAGACCTTTCGATGCAGAAAGAGACGGTTTAATTCCAAGTGGAGGAGCAGCCAGCTTAATTGTTGAAAGCCTGGAGTCCGCACAAAGAAGAGGAGCAACTATTCTTGCTGAAATTATAGGATATGGCTTCTCATCAAACGGAGGACATATTTCAACCCCGAATGTTGATGGCCCTGCCTTGGCAATGGATAGAGCCTTGAAGCAGTCAGGATTAAAAGCTTCAGACATAGATTACATTAATGCTCACGCCACTTCCACACCTATCGGTGATGCCAATGAGGCAAAAGCAATATATGAGATCTTTGGTAGTGAAGTTCCGGTAAGTTCTACCAAATCCATGACAGGACACGAGTGTTGGATGGCAGGTGCAAGTGAAGTTATCTACTCAATTCTGATGATGCAGAATGATTTTGTTGCTCCTAATATTAACTTGGAAAATCCTGATAATGAGGCGAAAAAGATAAATTTAGTCTCCAAAACAAAAAATCAAAAAATTGATGTATTTTTGTCGAATTCTTTTGGGTTTGGGGGAACCAATTCTGCACTAATAGTTAAAAAATTTGATTAA
- the fabG gene encoding 3-oxoacyl-ACP reductase FabG, producing MKCAIVTGGSRGIGRAICIKLAEEKNYHILINYTSNEAAAKETLAKVEELGATGEILKFDVGNTEETQEVLTAWQEKNPEGLVEVIVNNAGITRDGLFMWMQKEDWNSVINTSLDGFFNVTNFFIQKLLRNKYGRIINMVSVSGVKGTAGQTNYSAAKGALVGATKALAQEVAKRNVTVNAVAPGFIRTDMTQEFNEEELKAMIPANRFGEAEEVADLVAFLASRKSSYITGEVININGGIYS from the coding sequence ATGAAATGTGCAATTGTAACAGGAGGCTCCAGAGGAATCGGGAGGGCGATCTGTATAAAACTGGCTGAAGAGAAAAACTATCACATCCTTATCAACTACACTTCAAATGAGGCTGCAGCAAAAGAAACTTTGGCTAAAGTAGAAGAACTTGGAGCTACTGGAGAAATTCTTAAATTTGATGTAGGAAATACCGAAGAAACACAAGAGGTTTTAACGGCTTGGCAGGAGAAGAATCCTGAGGGTTTGGTAGAAGTTATTGTTAATAACGCCGGAATTACAAGAGACGGTTTGTTTATGTGGATGCAAAAAGAAGACTGGAACAGTGTAATCAATACCAGTTTAGATGGATTCTTCAATGTAACGAACTTCTTTATTCAGAAATTACTTCGTAACAAATACGGACGAATCATCAATATGGTTTCCGTTTCCGGAGTAAAAGGAACAGCCGGCCAGACCAATTATTCTGCTGCTAAAGGAGCTTTGGTAGGCGCTACAAAGGCTCTTGCTCAGGAAGTAGCAAAAAGAAATGTCACAGTAAATGCGGTGGCTCCGGGCTTTATCAGAACAGATATGACCCAGGAGTTCAATGAAGAAGAATTGAAAGCAATGATTCCCGCCAACAGATTTGGAGAAGCAGAAGAAGTCGCTGATTTAGTGGCCTTTTTAGCCTCTAGAAAATCTTCCTACATTACAGGAGAAGTGATTAATATTAACGGCGGAATTTACTCATAA